The Acidimicrobiales bacterium sequence TCCTGCACCCGGACAGCGCGCCACTCAATGCCCATCTCGTCACGCCGCATATGGTCGTCGACGGGGTGGCGAAGCGGGGCGGCATCGACGGCACCGACGTGGTCACGATGGCGCCGGGCGACGTGTGGGATTCCGAATCGGGATTCGAGCGTTCCGAGGTGGACTGGTACGCCGATCGCGAGCGGCACCTCGTGGACCTCACCGCGAAGTACCAGGACAAGCTCGACGAGCGGGCAGCCGAGGAAGCCGGCGTACGGGTCGAGTGGCGCGACTTCGAGGCGCACCTGGGCCGCTTCGTGCGGGAGGTCCCCCGCGTGTTCGGCCGCCGGCTGGCGCCGAAGCCGTTCGTCTTCCACGTGCCGTCGGACGCCGACACGCCCTACTGGTGGGTCTCGTTCGCGAGCCGCTCGATCGGCCGATCGGCCACGGTGCCGGAGGGCGCGTCCGGGGTCACCACGGTGCCCGAGGCGGTGATGGCCGAGGCCCTTCGGGACCGCATCGTCCACATCCTCCACGGTGCGATGCGGATCCACACGTCGCTGCGACCCGGTGGCGTCCAGAGCGATCTGGGCTGGTGGGGCGTGGTGATGATGTGGGAGCTCGGCTACCTGCCGCTGCGGCGCAGCGCCCGCCACCTGCGCCTCTGGCGGTCCATGGCCCGCCGCTGGCGCGAGTTCCTCGACCAGGCCCCCTCCGTCATCGCCCGCAACCCCGTCGACCACCTCGCCGAACGCTTCGGCGCCGACGTCTGACCCCCTCGGGCTTCTTAACCGAGTTGTGGTCGCCATACGACCACAACTCAACGCGGATCGTGCGGGGTGCGGGGTGTGGGGCTAATACGCGTCCATGTCGAGGAACTCGAAGGTGTCGAGCTCGATGGCGTCCTGGTCGATCGCCGGGTCGAGGTGACGGATGATCAGGTTGAGCGGCGACGGCTGGACCCGCCGGGGCGGACGCACCCCGCGCACCCGCACGGAACCGTTGAACCCGGCGTAGACGGCGAACGCGGCGCGGTGCCAGCGGGTGACGGACCGGATCGCCGGGGTGGCGTCGATGCGCGCCGATCCGGCCGTGGTGGGAAAGACCTTCAGCACCACGGCCGCGGGCAGTGGGCCGAGTTTGCTGGTGGTCGAGATCACGACGGCGTCGTCGCTCTGGTGGACGAAGTAGCGCGCCTCCGGACAGGCCAGGCGCCACCGCAGCACGTCGGCCGTGTAGTCGGTGACCCACCCCTCGACGGCATGACGATCCACCGTCGCCGCCACCTCGGCGAACGCGTCGGAGTCGAGCCAGGCGGGCGTGACCTCGGCGTGGGTCATCCGTCGCCGGCCCCGCCCGATCGGCGCGACGACCCGCACCGGCAGCGGGCCGACCAGGCGCCAGCCCATGTACTTGACGACCGCACCCGTCGACTTCTCGTTGGTCACACCGATGACGAACGACCGCCCGAGCGCGCCGGCTTCCTCGTAGATCTCCAGACCGATCCGGCTGAAGTGCCGGGCCCGTTGGTGCTCGTGATCGACCACGGCATTGAGCGACCACGCCCCGTCCGAGGACGCGCCCGCCGGGCCCCGGAACCGACGCGGCATGTTGGCGTAGTGGGCGACGAGCTTCACGCCGGAGCCGGCGGCGACCTGCTGGTGGCGTTCCCACGCCCGACCGAGCGGGTTCTCGCGATACGCCCAGCGCAGATAGTCCGTGGACACGAATCGCGGGTCGGGGAGCTCCTGATCGAGCAGTGCGGTGGCGTCGGCGAGGATTCGGGGATCGTCGGACGAGCCGTCGATCGTCCACCCCTCGACCCCGTCGTGCACGACCGCACCTTCCGGTGGCGTTGGCTCCATCGGCGGCACTATCCGAGGACGACGCCGGTCGCGGCGAGATCCTGGATCGAGTCGTCCCACTCGTAGAGGTTGATCGGCGCGTTGCCGTCCGGATTCTCGGCGTCGTAGTGACCGAGCCCGAGCCCGGGGATGTGGAAGTCGCCGAGCGACTGGCCCGCGGCGGCGAACGACTCGTTGGTGAGATCGCCGCCGGCGGCCTCCGCGATCGCGACGAACAGGCGCACCTGCCGACATGCTGCGGCCACCGACACGATGTTCTCCGGCTCCTCCGGCCCGCGGGTGTTCGGATCGAGGATGACCGTGCCCGTCGCCTCCTCCACGATGCGGATGCACTCCTGGATCACGTCGTCGTCCCACCAGCCGAGCTGTTCGTTCGTGTTCCCCGCGGCGGACCCGGCGAGCACGCTGAGGTCACGTCCGCCCCGGTCGCGGATGTAGCCGCGGAGCGACCCGAGGCTCGTCGCGAGGATCCGGGGCCGGTACGGGAGGTCCTCGATCCCGCCCGCGTAGCGGGGCCCGGCGCCGTCGATGGTCAGGATGGTGTCGGCCCCCTCCACCTGCTGGCGCTCGGCCATGAGCCCGACCTCGGCGATGGTCGCGGCGGCGTCGACGAGGCTCGCTTCCAGATAGTCCACGTCGACCACCGTCACGCCGAGATCGTCGAGCAGCGGCAGCACGACCGATTCCACCTGGGGCTGGGCCGTCGCTTCGGCGACGACGGCGACCGTGGCCCCGTCGAAGTAGCCCTGTTCGGCGACGCCGTTGACGATGACCCGCGCCGCGTCGTCGGCGTTGCGCATGGGGCTGAACCACGGGGCGGTCGCGCGTGCCATCCGGGCGTCGGTCTGGCCGGGGCCGACGAGGGCGGTGTCGTTCAACTCCGTGTAGCAGAGCGGGGCATCGCCGAGCATGGCGCCGAGCACGGCGAAGACCTGCTCGTCGTCGACAAGGCGGGCACAGATCTCGTCGGACGACACCGTGCCGATCGGGATGAACGGTTCGAAGACCATGTCGATGCGGCGACCGAGCACACCGCCGCCGGCGTTCACGTCGTCGATGATCGCCCGGTAGGCGTCGCCGTAGGACCCGTGGTCGAGGTCGACGAGGCCCTGGAGCGATTCGAGGTCCACGGTGGTCACGCCGATCTTGATCGCGTCGGACGTCACCCCGCGGAAGGAGTCCGTGAGCACGACGGGCTCGGTGGTGGTCGTCGTGGCGTCCGGCGGATCGGGCTCGGCGCCCGGGTCGGTCTCGTCGGCAATCGTCGTCGTTGTCGTGGTGGTCCCGGTGGACTCGCCGCTGTCGTCGCCACAGCCGGCGACGGCCAGCGCGGCAACCAGGAGAGGGACGACGAGGCGGCGGACGGACGGCGGCGACGCGATCATCGCGACACGCTACCGTTCCCGCACCGCCTGCCCGGAGGGAACGTCGTGGCCGACCTCATCGAACTCGCGTCTCGGATCATCGACACCGGTGACCTCACCGAGCCCACCAATCGCATCACCCTCGAACTGTCGGAGGTCGCGGACGGCCTGGCGATCGTGGAGGCGTTCTCCCACGTCTGGGCGGTCGACACCGGCGACGGGCTCGTGCTCGTCGACACGAGCCACGCCAACTCCGGCCAGGCCGCGCTCGACGCGATCCGCGCCTGGCGGACCGAGCCCGTGCACTCGATGGTGTACACCCACGGCCACATCGACCATGTCGGCGGCAGCGGCGCGATCCTCGCCGAGGCGGCGGCCAACGGCGCGGCGACGCCGGATGTGATCGCCCACGAGGCCGTGCACGATCGGTTCGCCCGCTATCGCGAGACGACCGGCTGGAACCTCGCGATCAATGCCCGTCAGTTCGGCGGCAACGTGAAACGCACCGACGTGGTCGGCGCCACGCCGGACGCATTCCTGCCCGACGATGTCGCGTCCCCCAACGTGACCCACGACGACGGGATGACGGTCACCATCGGCGCTACGACGTTCGAGATGCACCACGCCAACGGCGAGACCGACGATCACACCTGGATCTGGGACCCGGACCGCAAGGCCGTCTACGTCGGCGACCTGTTCATGTGGAACTTCCCGAACGCCGGCAACCCGCAGAAGGTGCAGCGCTTCGCCGGCGACTGGGCGACCGCGCTGCGGGCCATGGTCGCCAAGGGACCCGAACTGATGCTGCCCGCGCACGGTCTGCCGATCGGGGGCCGCGACCGCGTCGCGACCGCGCTCACCACGGTCGCCGAGGCGCTCGAGTACCTCGTGGAGGAGACCGTGGCGCTGATGAACCAGGGCGCCACGCTCGACACGATCCTCCACACCGTCACGCTGCCGGACCGGTTCGAGGGCGTGCCCTATCTCGTGCCCAACTATGACGAGCCGGCGTTCGTGATCCGCAACATCTACCGCCTCTACGGCGGCTGGTGGGACGGCGATCCGGCCACCCTGCATCCCGCGCCGAAGGCCGCGCTCGGCGCGGAGGTCGCCGCCCTCGCGGGCGGCGCGGACGCGCTCGCCCAACGCGCGCTCGAGCTCGTGGACCAGGGCGAACTCGAGGTCGCCGGCCACCTCGTCCAGATGGCCGTCGACGCCGACCCGACCAACGGGGCGGTCCACGACGCCCGTATCGCGGTCTACGCCGCCCGCCGCGCCGTCGCCACGTCGCTCATGTCGAAGGGCATCTACAAGAGCGTGATCAACGCGTCGAAGGACGCGATCGCCGAACTGTCCTAGGCCGCCGGAGGTCGCTCAGGGGCGGAGCGACTCGACCGGGTCGTGGCTGGGGCGGAACTCGTCGCCCCCGATGGTGACTGGCGTGGAGAGCTCCACGACGTCGCCCGAGCTGAGCAGGGCGTGGATGCGCCCGCCACCGTCACGGCCGACGTGCTCGACCCGCATCCAGGCGCCGTCGCGATGGATCCAGTTGCCCTGCCGCACCAGCTCCGGTGGGAGCACCGCGGCGGGCCGCACCTTCACCGGCTTGCCCGCCGGCGTGGTGCGGAGCAGGCGGATGCCGGGGACGAGGATGGCGAGCGCACCGAGGGTGCACATGATCGCCACGAGGGTGGTGGTGTCGTCGCCGGAGCCGAGCGCGCCGCTGGTCGTGAGGGCGAGCCCGGCGCCGAGCACGAGCGCGGCCACCACGACGAGCGCGATGGCGCCCTTCTGGTCGTCCTTCGCGGCGCGGGGACCTTCGACGAGCCGGCCACTTTCCGCGTATTCGAGGATCTGCGAGGTCACGTCTCGTGGCCGTCGTTCTATCCAACCCACTTCAGCACCTGCTCCAGGACCGCCGGTTCTTCCCCGCGTCATCAGGCTGACACATGTTCTATTTCGGCGCCAGCGGGACGGGCGGCGCAGAGAAAATCCGCGCCGGAACCAAACCGTTCGCCGTCGGCCGGCGTGTCCGACAGGAGACCCCCACTCAGGAGACCACCTGTGACTCGCGCCAAAAGTCTTGCCGTCGGCTTCGCCGTGCTGATCGGTGTCGTCGTCGCGACATCCGCCCTCGCGTTGAACGCCGGCTTCGTCGCCGCCGGAACCGGCGCCGAGGCGGTCGCCGAGCCACCGGCTCCGACCACCACGACCTACGAGCAATACCTCGAGGAGTGGTACGCGGCGAACCCGACGACCACCGCGCCACCGGCCACCACCACGACTCCGGTCGAACCCGTGATCATCTACGAGTACGTGGACGTGCCGGTCACCGTCCCTCCGCCGCAGATCGTCTACGTCCCGGCGCCCACGGTCACGAACCCACCGGCGTCGACCTCCGGTCCTCCGAGTACGACGGTGCCGTCCTCGTCGGACACGACCACGACCCGGCCGCCGACCACAACCGCGGCGCCGATGGAGTTGCTCGAGTTCGACCTCTACGGCTTCGCCGAGGTGACGATCGCCTCCCACGGGCCCGGCGACCGATTGCAGGCGTGGGAGATCGAACAGGACTCCCCGTGGGTGTGGGAGGTGGAGGACGACAACGGACCGAAGGTCGAGGTGAAGTTCTTCAACACCGAGACCGGCAAGGAGGCGAAGCTCAGCCTCCGCCTCGATGACGACGGGTACAAGCTCAAGACCGAGGGCGATGGCTTCGCGGAACGCGAGGAGTACCTGTGAGCGACGTCGACGCGCAGGCGGAGCGCCTCCGCAAGCTCCAGGAACGGCGGTCGACCGCCCCCGCCCCGCGCCGTCGCGCCGGCGCGGTCACCCGAGCGATCACGGGCGGGATCAGCGTCGCGGCCTTCGTGGCCGTCACCGCCGTGATGGGCCCGGTGTTCGCGGCCACGGAGGAGGAGGCCGCCGTGGTCCCCGTGCCGACGACGACCACGTGGCCGCCGCCGACCGATCCGGCGCCGCCCCCGTCGTCGATGCCCGTTCCCGAGCCGACTGCGCCGCTGCCGCCCGCGACGATCATCGTCCAGGTCCGGCGGGAGGTGCTGGTCACGGGCGCCTCCACGCCGGCCGGCGCCCCTCCCGCCGCGCCGAGTCCGAGGGCGACACCCGCGCCGTCCTCGGGTTCGGACACGCCCGCCCCCGCCCCGGCGCCCGCACCGACGACCACGGCCGCGCCGGCTGCTCCGCCGCCCCCGCCTCCGCCGTCGCCCGCGACCGAGCCACCGTTGAGCAGTGGTAGCTAGCCACCGCTTTCGGGCGATGGGGACGGACGTCGAGATCCGCCTCGCCGATTCGGCGGGGTGGCTTCTCTCGTTCGCCGAGGACCGGGTGGCGAGGTTCGAACGGATGTGGAGCCGCTTCGATCCCGAGAGCGAGCTGAGCGCGCTCAACCGGGCGTCGGGTCGTCCGTCGATCGTGTCCGCGGCCACGATCGAGCTCCTTGCCGCCGCCGTCGACGGCTTCTGGCGCACCGATGGCCTCTTCGACCCCCGGATCATCGACTCGCTGGAGGCGCACGGCTACGACCGGTCGTTCGACCGGATCGATCCGGCGGCTTCGGTCGGCGGCGGTCCAGCGCCGGGGGGACCGATCGGCCGGCCCCTGACGATCGAACTCCTGGAGGAGGTCGCCGCCGTCGTCCTGCCCCGCGGCGAGCGCTGGGATCTCGGCGGCATCGGGAAGGGGTTCACCGCCGACCGGCTCGTCGAGGAGCTCTGGCGTGAGGGCGCGGGCGCGGTGCTCGTGAACATGGGAGGGGACATGCGGATGCACGGCGACGCATTCGGGGAGCCGGCGTGGACCGTGGCGATCGATCACCCGCTGGCCGATGGTGTGCTCGCGGAGGCGCATCTCCACGAGGGCGCCGTGGCGACGAGCAGCCGGCTGACCCGCCGTTGGCACCGTCGCGGCGCCGAGGCACACCATCTGATCGATCCCCGAACCGGGGCACCCGCCGAGACCGACCTCGTCGCGGTGAGCGTCGTGGCGTCCAGCGCCTGGTGGGCCGAGGTGCTGGCGAAGGCGGCGCTGATCGCCGGGCGCGCCGACGGCACCGCGCTGGTCGAGCGGCATGGCTGCTCCGCGGTGCTGGTCGGAACCCGAACCGATGACGTGACGACCGTAGGCGACCACATCCGACTGCGAGTAGGCGTATGAACGAACAACTCTGGTGGTACGTGGCGCGATCGGGAGGCATCCTCGCCTGGGTGATCGTGACCCTCTCGGTGCTCTGGGGGCTCGCCCTGTCCACGAAGGTTCTCGGCCGACGCGGCGCCCCCGCCTGGTTGCTCGACATCCATCGCTGGTTCGCCGCCCTCTCCATCGTGTTCACCGCGGTCCATGTGCTGGCCCTCGTCGCCGACAGCTACATCTACTTCGGGTGGTCGGAGCTGTTCGTTCCGATGGCGTCGACCTACGAACCGGCCGCGGTCGCCTGGGGCATCGTGGCCTTCTACCTGATGGTCGCCATCCAGATCACCTCCCTGGTCATGCGCAAGCTCCCGCGCAAGGTGTGGCGCTACGTCCACTTCACGAGCTTCCTCGTCTTCGCGTTGGCGACCTATCACGGCCAGGCCGCAGGTACCGATGCGACGAACGGGGTGTACCGATGGACCGGTCTGGTGCTCGTGCAGCTCGTCCTTTTCCTGCTCATCGTCCGGCTGGCGGCCCAGCGGCGGTTTCGCAAGCGGACGGGCGGTCGGCCCCGCGCCGGTGTGATCGCAACGATCCTGTAACAAGGGGAACCAAGCCGAGTGGAGCCGGGAGGAGTGTCAGTGTCGAGGGAGACGTCCGATTACGCGGACGAGTTCGATGCGTTCTTCGATGACCACTACCCAGCGATGATCCGATCACTTTCTCTGATCACGGGCGACGAGCAGCTCGCGGCGGACGCCGTGCAGGACGCCTTCGTCCGCGCGTACAGCCGGTGGAATCGCATCCGCCGGTACGACCGGCCCGACGCGTGGGTGCGCCGGGTCGCGATCAACCGCAGCAAAGACCACTTTCGCGCGGCGTCGCGGCGCCGGACCTATGAGGAGCGAGCCGCGGTTCCCGAGTCCGTCCCGTCGACCGATCACCGCTATGACGACGGCGAGCTGGTCCACCGGTTGCTCGCCGATCTTCCCCGGCGCCAGCGGGTCGCGGTGACGCTCTTCTATCTGGAGGGGCTGAGCGTCGCGGAGATCGCGGCGTCGATGGGGATCACCAGCGGTGCGGTGAAGTTCCATCTGAGCAAGGGACGCGCTCGCATGGCGCCGGTCCTGCGGGAGGAGGTTCGGTGAGCGCCGACGACGATCTCCGCCGGGCGTTCGATGCCGCAGCCCCTCCTCCGCCGAGTCCCGGACCGGTCCGCGCCCGTCTCGAGCCGACGATGGTTCGCGCCCGTCGCCGCCGTCGGGTTCGCGTGGCGGTGACCGGTTCCGTCGCGGGAGCGCTCGCCCTCGGCGGCACCGCCCTCGCCGTCGGTCAGCTGATCGGGGACGATGCGGCGGAGATCGGTCCGCAGGTCACGCTGCCCGCGCCGGACGTCGAATCGCCGATCCCGTCCGACCCGCCCACGACCGGGGCGCCGTCACCCTCGAGCCCCGACGCGCCGCCGCCGACATCCTCGACCCCGAGCACCGTGACGTCGCCGCCGCCGACCACGGAGATGCCGCCGACGACCGCCACCCCTTCCGAAGAGGTGTCCGGTCCGCACGACACGCCCTGTGGCTCGGTCACGTTCGTCGTCGCCGGCACGAGCGTGCGAATCGACAGCCGGACGGTTGTCGACGGGTTCAGCTTCACGAGCGAGGGTGACGGGACGAGCGAGGTCCATGCCCGGTGGGACGACGGTCCGGCGCCCGACTGCCGGGTAGAAGCCCACCTGGAGGACGGCGAGCTCCGCGTGGAGGTGGACGACGACGACTCCTGACGGCGCGGCCGAGGGTCACGCCGGCGGGAGCGGTGTCTCCCACAGGGTGTGGGCGATGTCGTACGCGGCGCCGTTGAAGCCGGTGGTGAACCGCACGAACGTCTCGTCGTCGGTCACTTCCCACGCCAGCGGGATCTCGTAGCCGGTGAAGATCCCGATCGCCGTTTCGGTGGTCAGTTCGGCGGTGAAGGGGCTCACCGGCACGATCGACTCGGTGTCCCAGTCCACCAGGAACAGCCGGATCGGTTGCTCCGTCCCGACGGTCGGCTCCGGGAAGTCCTCCGAGCTGCGCATCGAGAACGACGTCTCGACCGGCTCGTCCTGCGCCCACCGGCCCCGCACGATGGACCGGCCGTCGTTCAGCGTCACCGCCTTCGTGCCGAAGAGCTCGAGGTCGCCGACGCGCGACGGGACATCGGCCTGGTCGAGCGGCGCTGGGAACTGGTCCGCCGCGTCACTGATGTCGACGTCGGTGCCCGTGCCGGCGATCGCGACCGGCACGGGAGGACCCGGGTCGACGGGCGGGGGCTCGGTCGTGGTCGGCTCGGTCGTGGGTGGCTCGGTGGTGGGTGGCTCGGTGGTGGGCGGCTCGGTGGTGGGTGGCTCGGTGGTGGGCGGCTCGGTCGTGGAACCCGTGGCGATCACGTCGTCAGGTGGGTCGGCGTCCGTCGCAGCGTCGTCGCTGCACCCGGCCGCCGCGAGCACGATGGCCACGAGTGCGCCGAGGAGTCGGCGGGTCGGAGTCCGGGGGCAAGAGCGCATCGGCGCCCAGTCTTGCCGACGTTGCCCCGTCGTAGGCCGTCACCGGCAGGATCCGACGTGCCGAACCGGCGTACGGTCGAGGTATGGCACGAGCGTCCGCTGCCCTGATGAGCCTTCGCCGCGCTGCTCGCCTTTCCGCTCGCCTGGATGCACCACGCCCGGACGTCGGCCCGCTACGCCGATTCGGGCACGGACCCTGCGGTCGTGCCCGCGGTCATCATCTTCGTGGTCGTGCTGGCGCTCTATCTGCCGAGCGTGGTGGTCGTCGCCCGGGCATCGTCGACGACGGGTGCACTGCTCGGCGGGGTGTTCGTCGCGGGGGTCGCCATCTCGACCGCGATCGGTGCCCGGGCCGTCGGCGTCGCCCGGGTGAACATCGCCCTGGTCATCGTGTCGGCCTTCGTTGCCCGGCTGCTGACCACGGCGGTGACGAGGGACGCCGACGTCACCTCAGCGGGCGCGGATCCGTCTCGTGGGGCAGGGCGAGGTTGAACTGCCGGGACTCGCGTCGCGTCTACGTGAACTGGTCGCGCGTGTCGTCGACGGCCGTGCTGAGTATCGCGACACCGGTGACGCGGAGAATCGAGATCCCGAGGTTGTAACTCTTCATCTGATCCGTCATGTTGTCGGCTTCGAGCGCCTTGATCTCGTCGGAGAGCCGGGTCTGGTCGGCCTCACTGACACTCTCCATCAGGTTGAGGCAGTAGGCCGGTAGCGCTGCCTTCGCCTTCTCGAAGCTCACGTTCTTCATCTTCTTCTTCACGTAGCGGCTTCGGAGGCGTGCCTGATTTCGGTTTACGCCGAGGTCGGCAGCGTTGAGCGCCATGTTGATGAGCGTGCTGGGACCGATGTCGACGTCAGCCTCGCCGACGCGGACCTTGAACAGCGATGATCGAAAGAGGGCGAGCGAGCCGAATCCTGCCACCAGGACTCGCGTCAGACCGACCGTCTCGCCGGAAGCCCCGAACTTCCACTCGAACGCTCGGATCAGGACGAGCGCCGCGGCAGCCGCCGCAGCGTTCAGGCCCGCATAGACCCAAGCGGAGAGTGACCGGACCAGATCGGACGGCTGGTCTCGATACCGGGTGACGAGTTCGGCGAAGGCAACGGCGATGGCAATTCCGCACGCAACGACGTAGCCCCAGTTGCCGGACATCGGTCAGCCGCCGTCGGCGTCGACCGACGCGGCGAGCTCGACCGAGTCGCCATCAACGATCAGGACGCCGTTGTCCGAGAGCGTCTTCACCGACGCTGCCGTCTCGAGCACCGAGGCGTCGACCGCCGCGAGGACCTGTTTCATCGTCGTCGCCCCTGCTTTGATCGCCGCCAGGACATCGTCGAGAGCGTCGGACACGACCGGAGGTTCGGGGGCTCGTTCGCCCTGCATGGACTTCAGGAAGATGGAGTACGAGCTCGAACCGTCATCGTCGTCCGGCTCCTCCTCGGGATGCCAGCCAGCCGCCGCCAGGCGTTCGCCACGCGACTCGTATTGCTTCGGTCCAGCAACCATCGTGAGCTGCTCCATCTCGCGTCGTGCACGCGTCCTTCGGATGCCGACGATACATCACGACTCAGGGCTCCGTCGGCGGGACAGCCGGAGCAGAGGCCAAGGTGCGATCCGAGTTGTGCGCGAGGGGGGACTTGAACCCCCACACCCTTTCGGGCACAGGCACCTGAAGCCTGCGCGTCTGCCAATTCCGCCACTCGCGCGTGGCCGATCACCGAAGTGACCGTGGTCGAAGGCTAGCGGGCATGGCCCGCGTATGCCCCGCGTATCCACCCCTCGGATTCGCGTCGGGCAGACGGGGCTAGCCTCTCCGACGTGGGCTTGCGCTCGGTGGAACGCCGTCTCGAACGTTTCGTGGAAGGGACCGTCGGTCGGCTTTTCCGCGGCGGCGTGCGGCCGGTGGA is a genomic window containing:
- a CDS encoding ABC transporter substrate-binding protein, giving the protein MIASPPSVRRLVVPLLVAALAVAGCGDDSGESTGTTTTTTTIADETDPGAEPDPPDATTTTTEPVVLTDSFRGVTSDAIKIGVTTVDLESLQGLVDLDHGSYGDAYRAIIDDVNAGGGVLGRRIDMVFEPFIPIGTVSSDEICARLVDDEQVFAVLGAMLGDAPLCYTELNDTALVGPGQTDARMARATAPWFSPMRNADDAARVIVNGVAEQGYFDGATVAVVAEATAQPQVESVVLPLLDDLGVTVVDVDYLEASLVDAAATIAEVGLMAERQQVEGADTILTIDGAGPRYAGGIEDLPYRPRILATSLGSLRGYIRDRGGRDLSVLAGSAAGNTNEQLGWWDDDVIQECIRIVEEATGTVILDPNTRGPEEPENIVSVAAACRQVRLFVAIAEAAGGDLTNESFAAAGQSLGDFHIPGLGLGHYDAENPDGNAPINLYEWDDSIQDLAATGVVLG
- a CDS encoding FAD:protein FMN transferase; amino-acid sequence: MGTDVEIRLADSAGWLLSFAEDRVARFERMWSRFDPESELSALNRASGRPSIVSAATIELLAAAVDGFWRTDGLFDPRIIDSLEAHGYDRSFDRIDPAASVGGGPAPGGPIGRPLTIELLEEVAAVVLPRGERWDLGGIGKGFTADRLVEELWREGAGAVLVNMGGDMRMHGDAFGEPAWTVAIDHPLADGVLAEAHLHEGAVATSSRLTRRWHRRGAEAHHLIDPRTGAPAETDLVAVSVVASSAWWAEVLAKAALIAGRADGTALVERHGCSAVLVGTRTDDVTTVGDHIRLRVGV
- a CDS encoding alkyl sulfatase dimerization domain-containing protein, whose translation is MADLIELASRIIDTGDLTEPTNRITLELSEVADGLAIVEAFSHVWAVDTGDGLVLVDTSHANSGQAALDAIRAWRTEPVHSMVYTHGHIDHVGGSGAILAEAAANGAATPDVIAHEAVHDRFARYRETTGWNLAINARQFGGNVKRTDVVGATPDAFLPDDVASPNVTHDDGMTVTIGATTFEMHHANGETDDHTWIWDPDRKAVYVGDLFMWNFPNAGNPQKVQRFAGDWATALRAMVAKGPELMLPAHGLPIGGRDRVATALTTVAEALEYLVEETVALMNQGATLDTILHTVTLPDRFEGVPYLVPNYDEPAFVIRNIYRLYGGWWDGDPATLHPAPKAALGAEVAALAGGADALAQRALELVDQGELEVAGHLVQMAVDADPTNGAVHDARIAVYAARRAVATSLMSKGIYKSVINASKDAIAELS
- a CDS encoding MBL fold metallo-hydrolase → MRVTVIGHSCLRAETRAGTILVDPWLFGSCYWRSWWHFPPSKEPDEEMLAPDWVYLTHHHFDHFHYPSMRRLDRSATVLIPRFGVDVMADEVVSLGFDRPQELRHGRILDLGDGVRVASYQYGFDDTAFVIAEDDHVVIDINDCKIRGRALDPIVKEFGRPSLACKSHSFAQSYPVLYDSEDESQLRLVTRESYVDDFHDVMARLQPRHAIPFGSMVGFLHPDSAPLNAHLVTPHMVVDGVAKRGGIDGTDVVTMAPGDVWDSESGFERSEVDWYADRERHLVDLTAKYQDKLDERAAEEAGVRVEWRDFEAHLGRFVREVPRVFGRRLAPKPFVFHVPSDADTPYWWVSFASRSIGRSATVPEGASGVTTVPEAVMAEALRDRIVHILHGAMRIHTSLRPGGVQSDLGWWGVVMMWELGYLPLRRSARHLRLWRSMARRWREFLDQAPSVIARNPVDHLAERFGADV
- a CDS encoding SigE family RNA polymerase sigma factor, which produces MSRETSDYADEFDAFFDDHYPAMIRSLSLITGDEQLAADAVQDAFVRAYSRWNRIRRYDRPDAWVRRVAINRSKDHFRAASRRRTYEERAAVPESVPSTDHRYDDGELVHRLLADLPRRQRVAVTLFYLEGLSVAEIAASMGITSGAVKFHLSKGRARMAPVLREEVR
- a CDS encoding ferric reductase-like transmembrane domain-containing protein, giving the protein MNEQLWWYVARSGGILAWVIVTLSVLWGLALSTKVLGRRGAPAWLLDIHRWFAALSIVFTAVHVLALVADSYIYFGWSELFVPMASTYEPAAVAWGIVAFYLMVAIQITSLVMRKLPRKVWRYVHFTSFLVFALATYHGQAAGTDATNGVYRWTGLVLVQLVLFLLIVRLAAQRRFRKRTGGRPRAGVIATIL